From the Limosilactobacillus panis genome, one window contains:
- a CDS encoding DNA-directed RNA polymerase subunit beta, whose protein sequence is MNSLAGHLVKYGKHRTRRSYSRIKEVLELPNLIEIQTDSYNWFMDKGLREMFDDIMPIDDFQGKLSLEFVDYQLLEPKYTVDEAREHDANYSAPLHVTLRLTNHETGEIKSQDVFFGDFPLMTDQGTFIINGAERVIVSQLVRSPGVYYNEETDKNGRPNYGATFIPNRGAWLEYETDAKNVSYVRIDRTRKLPMTELVRALGFGSDDEIIDMFGGDSETLSLTLDKDVHKNAEDSRVEESLKDIYERLRPGEPKTADSARNLLTARFFDPKRYDMAPVGRYKTNKKLMLKYRLLGQTLAETLADPDTGEVLAQKGDTVDKEALKKLEPYLDRDDFKMITYTPSDEAVVTEPVKLQKILVYSKTDPDRVVPIIGNGHIPLEYKHIEPADILASLNYFFNLQEGIGSTDDIDHLGNRRIRSVGELLQNQFRIGLARMERVVRERMSIQDPDTVTPQQLINIRPVVASIKEFFGSSQLSQFMDQTNPLGELTHKRRLSALGPGGLTRDRAGYEVRDVHYTHYGRMCPIETPEGPNIGLINSLSSYARVNKYGFIETPYRRVSWKTHKVTDKIDYLTADEEDNYVIAQANSPLNDDGSFVDERVMARDKDEYVETNVENVDYMDVSPKQVVSVASACIPFLENDDSNRALMGANMQRQAVPLINPHAPLVSTGIDYKAAHDSGVALIAKKPGTVEYVDAREVRVREDDGSLDTYKLMKFRRSNGGKNYNQRPIVKVGEHVDADDVLADGPSMEQGELALGQNPLIAFMTWQGYNFEDAIAISERLVKDDVYTSIHIESYESEARETKLGPEEMTREIPNVGDDALKDLDEDGIVRVGAEVHDGDILVGKVTPKGMTELSAEERLLHAIFGEKSREVRDTSLRVPHGGGGIIQDVKIFTRENGDELSPGVNTMVRVYIAQKRKIQVGDKMSGRHGNKGTVSIVIPEEDMPYMPDGTPIDIMLSPMGVPSRMNIGQLLELHLGMAAKRLGIHMATPVFDGATDKDVWDAVREAGFPEDGKTILYDGRTGEPFENRIAVGSMHYLKLAHMVDDKIHARSTGPYSLVTQQPLGGKAQFGGQRFGEMEVWALEAYGAAYTLQEILTYKSDDTVGRVRTYDAIINGESIPKPGVPESFRVLVKELQALGLDMKVLDGNNKEIQLKNMDEDDSEVVSVDALAKYAEQHNADNKDKKTANKASSTSTSTEDKTKQD, encoded by the coding sequence GTGAACAGTTTGGCCGGACATTTAGTAAAATACGGTAAACACCGTACCCGTCGTAGTTACTCCCGAATTAAGGAAGTTCTCGAGTTACCTAACCTGATTGAAATCCAAACCGATTCTTACAATTGGTTCATGGACAAGGGCCTGCGGGAAATGTTTGATGATATTATGCCGATTGACGATTTCCAAGGAAAGCTTTCCCTCGAATTCGTTGATTATCAACTTTTGGAACCTAAGTACACTGTCGATGAAGCACGCGAACACGATGCTAACTACTCAGCACCCCTGCACGTTACTTTGCGGTTAACCAACCACGAGACCGGCGAAATCAAGTCTCAGGATGTCTTCTTTGGTGACTTCCCACTGATGACTGACCAAGGGACTTTCATTATTAACGGTGCCGAACGGGTTATTGTTTCACAATTAGTTCGTTCTCCTGGTGTCTATTATAATGAAGAAACAGATAAAAATGGTCGGCCAAACTATGGCGCTACCTTTATTCCAAACCGTGGTGCCTGGCTGGAATACGAGACGGATGCCAAGAACGTTTCCTACGTCCGGATTGACCGGACCCGGAAGCTGCCAATGACCGAACTGGTTCGGGCCCTTGGCTTTGGCTCTGATGACGAAATTATTGATATGTTTGGTGGCGACAGTGAAACTCTGTCGCTGACCCTGGATAAGGATGTCCACAAGAACGCTGAAGACTCACGGGTTGAAGAATCGTTGAAAGACATCTACGAACGTCTGCGTCCAGGTGAACCAAAGACGGCCGATTCTGCACGAAACTTGCTGACGGCCCGCTTCTTTGATCCAAAGCGTTATGACATGGCACCGGTTGGTCGTTACAAGACTAATAAGAAGTTAATGCTGAAGTACCGTCTGTTAGGGCAAACCCTTGCCGAAACGTTGGCTGATCCTGATACCGGTGAAGTTCTGGCACAAAAGGGTGACACGGTCGACAAGGAAGCTCTCAAGAAGTTGGAACCTTACCTTGACCGCGACGACTTCAAGATGATTACCTACACGCCATCTGACGAAGCGGTGGTTACGGAACCCGTTAAGCTGCAAAAAATCTTAGTTTACTCTAAGACTGACCCAGACCGGGTTGTACCAATTATTGGTAACGGCCACATTCCGTTGGAATACAAGCACATTGAACCAGCAGATATTCTAGCTTCTTTGAACTACTTCTTCAACTTGCAAGAAGGAATTGGGAGCACGGATGATATCGACCACTTAGGTAACCGGCGGATTCGTTCCGTGGGTGAACTGCTGCAAAACCAGTTCCGGATTGGGCTTGCCCGGATGGAACGGGTTGTTCGTGAACGGATGTCTATCCAAGACCCTGACACTGTTACTCCACAACAACTGATCAACATTCGTCCCGTGGTTGCATCAATTAAGGAATTCTTTGGTTCCTCCCAGCTTTCGCAATTCATGGACCAAACTAACCCGCTGGGTGAATTAACCCACAAGCGTCGTCTGTCTGCCCTTGGACCTGGTGGTTTGACGCGTGACCGGGCTGGTTACGAAGTTCGTGATGTGCACTACACGCACTACGGCCGGATGTGTCCAATTGAAACGCCAGAAGGTCCTAACATCGGTTTGATCAACAGTCTTTCCTCATACGCTCGTGTTAATAAGTATGGTTTCATTGAAACACCATACCGTCGTGTATCCTGGAAGACGCACAAGGTTACCGACAAGATTGATTACCTGACTGCTGACGAAGAAGATAATTATGTTATCGCTCAGGCCAACTCACCATTGAACGATGATGGTTCCTTCGTTGACGAACGGGTTATGGCTCGTGATAAGGATGAATACGTTGAAACTAATGTTGAAAACGTCGACTACATGGACGTTTCTCCTAAGCAAGTTGTTTCCGTCGCTTCCGCATGTATTCCATTCCTTGAAAACGATGACTCCAACCGTGCCCTGATGGGTGCCAACATGCAGCGTCAAGCTGTACCGTTGATTAACCCACACGCACCACTGGTAAGTACTGGTATCGACTACAAAGCAGCTCACGACTCTGGGGTTGCCCTGATTGCTAAGAAGCCTGGTACTGTTGAATACGTTGATGCTCGTGAAGTTCGTGTTCGTGAAGATGATGGTTCATTAGACACTTACAAGCTGATGAAGTTCCGTCGTTCTAACGGTGGTAAGAACTATAACCAACGGCCAATTGTTAAGGTCGGTGAACATGTGGATGCCGATGACGTACTGGCTGATGGTCCATCAATGGAACAAGGGGAATTAGCTCTTGGTCAAAACCCATTGATTGCATTCATGACTTGGCAAGGGTACAACTTCGAAGATGCCATTGCCATTAGTGAACGGCTGGTTAAGGATGATGTTTACACGTCCATTCACATTGAATCTTATGAATCTGAAGCCCGGGAAACCAAGCTTGGTCCTGAAGAAATGACCCGGGAAATCCCAAACGTCGGTGATGACGCCTTGAAGGACCTTGATGAAGACGGGATCGTTCGTGTTGGTGCCGAAGTTCATGATGGTGACATCTTAGTTGGTAAGGTTACTCCTAAGGGAATGACCGAACTGTCTGCTGAAGAACGGCTGCTGCACGCCATCTTTGGTGAAAAGTCGCGTGAAGTTCGTGATACCTCACTCCGTGTTCCTCACGGTGGTGGCGGAATTATCCAGGATGTTAAGATCTTTACCCGTGAAAACGGGGACGAACTGTCACCAGGTGTTAACACCATGGTGCGGGTTTACATCGCCCAAAAGCGGAAGATTCAGGTTGGTGACAAGATGTCTGGTCGTCACGGTAACAAGGGGACGGTTTCCATTGTTATCCCTGAAGAAGATATGCCGTACATGCCAGACGGAACACCAATTGATATCATGTTGAGTCCAATGGGTGTGCCAAGTCGTATGAACATTGGACAGCTGCTTGAATTGCACTTGGGGATGGCTGCCAAGCGCTTAGGTATCCACATGGCAACACCAGTATTTGATGGTGCCACCGACAAGGATGTTTGGGATGCCGTTCGTGAAGCTGGTTTCCCAGAAGATGGTAAGACCATCCTTTATGATGGGCGGACTGGTGAACCATTTGAAAACCGGATTGCCGTTGGTTCCATGCACTACCTGAAGCTGGCCCACATGGTTGATGATAAGATTCACGCCCGGTCAACTGGTCCTTACTCACTGGTTACCCAGCAACCATTGGGTGGTAAAGCACAGTTCGGTGGTCAGCGGTTCGGTGAAATGGAAGTTTGGGCTCTTGAAGCTTACGGTGCTGCCTACACCCTTCAAGAAATCCTGACTTACAAGTCTGATGATACCGTTGGTCGTGTTCGGACTTACGATGCCATCATCAATGGTGAATCAATTCCAAAGCCTGGTGTTCCAGAATCATTCCGTGTCTTGGTTAAGGAATTACAAGCTCTTGGCTTGGATATGAAAGTTCTTGACGGTAATAACAAGGAAATTCAACTGAAGAACATGGATGAAGATGATTCTGAAGTTGTTAGTGTCGACGCATTGGCTAAGTACGCTGAGCAACATAACGCTGATAACAAGGACAAGAAGACGGCAAACAAGGCTTCTTCAACATCCACTTCGACTGAAGATAAGACCAAACAAGATTAA
- the rpoC gene encoding DNA-directed RNA polymerase subunit beta', with the protein MIDVNKFESMQIGLASPDKIRSWSYGEVKKPETINYRTLKPEKQGLFDERIFGPTKDYECACGKYKRVRYKGRVCDRCGVEVTSSKVRRERMGHIELAAPVSHIWYFKGIPSRMGLVLDMSPRSLEEIIYFASYVVLDPGDTPLEKKQLLSEAEYRDKKAEFGDRFTAEMGAAAIKKLLADVDLDKEATELKEELKEATGQKRTRAIRRLDILEAFIKSGNKPEWMVLDVIPVMPPDLRPMVQLEGGRFATSDLNDLYRRVINRNNRLKRLLKLQAPGIIVQNEKRMLQEAVDALIDNGRRGRPVAGPGNRPLKSLSHLLKGKQGRFRQNLLGKRVDYSGRSVIDVGPSLKMNQMGLPVPMALELFKPFIMHELVKRGLSANVKAAKRKIDRRDDDVFDVLEDVIKEHPVLLNRAPTLHRLGIQAFEPILVSGKSMRLHPLVCTAYNADFDGDQMAIHVPLSDEAQAEARLLMLAAHHILSPRDGEPIVSPSQDMVIGNYYMTTEDKGREGEGMIFKDTDEAEMAYKNGYVSLQTRVGVQVSSFPDKPFTDEQRGRIMVTSVGKLLFNRIMPKDFAYINEPTDANIHEGVDDKFFLEPGQDIHEYLENAPLVPPFKKGFLSDLIAEVYKQYKVTKTSQFLDRIKDLGYYESTISGLTTAMSDIHDLPEKPEIIKKARKQVALITKQFRRGLITDDERYERVIGAWNDAKDEVQNKLIEHMDIHNPINMMSDSGARGNISNFTQLAGMRGLMASPNGKIMELPVLSNFYEGLSVLEMFLSSHGARKGMTDTALKTANSGYLTRRLVDVAQDVVVREKDCGTDRGLEVTAITNGNEMIEPLYDRIMGRYTMKSVFDPKTGEKIVGKNVLIDEDMAQKIVDAGVKKVTIRSAFTCNTEHGVCERCYGRNAATGDRVEAGEAVGTVAAQSIGEPGTQLTLRNFHTGGVAGNDDITQGLPRVQEIVEARNPKGRATITEVTGEVVSIEENPAERTKDVTVKGETDTRTYTLPITARMRVSEGDFIHRGTALNEGSIDPKELIQVRDVLSTETYLLAQVQGVYRMQGIDLLDKHVEIMIRQMMRKVRVMDPGDTDLLPGQLMDIGQFREANKPTLYAGGIPATARPVILGITKAALETNSFLSAASFQETTRVLTDAAIRGKNDPLVGLKENVIIGKIIPAGTGMSTYRHIKPKEVSVAAYSIKDLEAKMKEEDKQN; encoded by the coding sequence TTGATTGATGTCAATAAATTTGAAAGCATGCAGATCGGTCTGGCATCACCAGATAAGATCCGTAGTTGGTCATACGGTGAAGTAAAGAAGCCGGAAACCATCAACTACCGGACTTTGAAGCCAGAAAAGCAAGGTCTGTTTGATGAACGAATCTTTGGCCCAACTAAGGACTACGAGTGTGCCTGTGGTAAGTACAAGCGGGTTCGTTACAAAGGTCGGGTTTGTGACCGTTGTGGGGTTGAAGTTACCAGCTCAAAGGTTCGTCGTGAACGGATGGGCCACATTGAGTTAGCGGCCCCAGTATCACACATCTGGTACTTCAAGGGGATTCCAAGTCGGATGGGCTTGGTCCTGGACATGAGTCCCCGTTCCCTAGAAGAAATTATCTACTTTGCTTCCTACGTTGTTCTTGATCCGGGTGACACCCCACTGGAGAAGAAGCAACTGCTTTCCGAAGCCGAATACCGTGATAAGAAGGCTGAATTTGGTGACCGTTTCACTGCTGAAATGGGTGCGGCAGCCATCAAGAAGCTGCTTGCTGACGTGGACCTGGACAAGGAAGCAACCGAATTAAAGGAAGAATTAAAGGAAGCCACTGGTCAAAAGCGGACCCGGGCAATTCGGCGGTTGGACATCCTGGAAGCCTTCATCAAGTCTGGTAATAAGCCAGAATGGATGGTTCTAGACGTTATCCCAGTAATGCCACCTGACTTACGGCCAATGGTTCAACTGGAAGGTGGCCGCTTTGCTACCTCTGACTTGAACGACCTGTACCGGCGGGTTATCAACCGGAATAACCGGTTGAAGCGCCTGTTGAAGCTACAAGCACCAGGAATCATCGTTCAAAACGAAAAGCGGATGCTGCAAGAAGCCGTTGATGCACTGATCGATAACGGCCGTCGTGGTCGTCCGGTAGCCGGTCCTGGTAACCGTCCACTGAAATCTCTGTCACACCTGCTGAAGGGTAAGCAAGGGCGGTTCCGTCAAAACCTGCTTGGTAAGCGGGTTGACTACTCCGGTCGTTCCGTTATCGATGTTGGTCCATCCCTGAAGATGAACCAAATGGGGCTGCCAGTTCCAATGGCCCTGGAACTGTTCAAGCCATTTATCATGCACGAACTGGTTAAGCGGGGGCTTTCTGCCAACGTTAAGGCCGCTAAGCGGAAGATTGACCGTCGTGATGACGATGTCTTTGATGTATTGGAAGACGTTATCAAGGAACACCCTGTTCTATTGAACCGGGCACCTACCTTGCACCGGTTAGGGATTCAGGCCTTTGAACCAATCCTGGTTTCCGGTAAGTCCATGCGGTTACACCCACTGGTATGTACCGCCTACAACGCCGACTTTGATGGTGACCAGATGGCCATCCACGTTCCATTGTCCGATGAAGCGCAAGCGGAAGCACGACTGCTGATGCTGGCCGCTCACCACATTTTGAGTCCTCGTGACGGGGAACCAATTGTTTCACCATCACAGGATATGGTTATCGGTAACTACTACATGACCACTGAAGATAAGGGTCGTGAAGGAGAAGGGATGATCTTCAAGGACACCGATGAAGCTGAAATGGCTTACAAGAATGGCTATGTTTCATTGCAAACCCGGGTTGGGGTTCAAGTATCCTCCTTCCCAGATAAGCCGTTCACCGATGAACAACGGGGCCGGATCATGGTAACTTCCGTTGGTAAACTCCTCTTCAACCGGATCATGCCAAAGGACTTTGCCTACATTAACGAACCAACCGACGCTAACATTCATGAAGGGGTTGACGACAAGTTCTTCCTGGAACCTGGCCAAGACATTCACGAATACTTAGAAAACGCCCCACTGGTTCCACCATTCAAGAAGGGCTTCCTGTCCGATCTGATTGCTGAAGTTTACAAGCAGTACAAGGTTACTAAGACTTCTCAATTCCTGGACCGGATTAAGGACCTTGGTTACTACGAATCCACAATCTCCGGTTTAACAACGGCGATGTCCGATATTCATGACCTGCCTGAAAAGCCCGAAATTATCAAGAAGGCCCGTAAGCAAGTGGCCCTGATTACCAAGCAATTCCGTCGTGGTCTGATTACGGATGACGAACGGTACGAACGAGTTATCGGTGCTTGGAACGACGCTAAGGATGAAGTGCAAAACAAGCTGATTGAGCACATGGACATCCACAACCCAATCAACATGATGTCTGACTCCGGTGCGCGTGGTAACATTTCTAACTTTACCCAGCTAGCCGGGATGCGTGGTTTGATGGCCTCACCAAACGGTAAGATCATGGAACTGCCGGTTCTGTCAAACTTCTACGAAGGGCTGTCCGTTCTGGAAATGTTCCTTTCCTCACACGGTGCTCGTAAAGGGATGACTGATACCGCCTTGAAGACCGCCAACTCAGGTTACCTGACCCGGCGGCTGGTTGATGTTGCCCAAGATGTGGTTGTTCGTGAAAAGGACTGTGGTACTGACCGTGGCCTGGAAGTTACCGCCATTACTAACGGGAATGAAATGATCGAACCACTGTATGACCGGATTATGGGTCGTTACACGATGAAGTCCGTCTTTGATCCAAAGACTGGTGAAAAGATTGTTGGCAAGAACGTGCTGATTGACGAAGACATGGCCCAAAAGATTGTTGATGCCGGTGTTAAGAAGGTTACCATCCGTTCCGCCTTCACTTGCAACACTGAACACGGTGTTTGTGAACGGTGCTATGGTCGGAACGCCGCTACGGGTGACCGAGTAGAAGCCGGTGAAGCTGTTGGGACTGTTGCCGCTCAATCAATTGGTGAACCTGGTACCCAGCTGACCTTGCGGAACTTCCACACTGGTGGTGTTGCTGGTAACGACGATATCACCCAAGGTCTTCCTCGTGTGCAAGAAATTGTGGAAGCACGTAACCCTAAAGGGCGGGCAACCATCACCGAGGTTACTGGTGAGGTTGTTTCAATTGAAGAAAACCCGGCAGAACGGACTAAAGACGTTACTGTGAAGGGCGAAACTGACACGCGGACTTATACCCTGCCAATCACGGCACGGATGCGGGTTTCAGAAGGTGATTTTATCCACCGGGGAACCGCACTGAACGAAGGGTCAATTGATCCTAAGGAATTAATCCAGGTTCGGGACGTTCTTTCAACGGAAACTTACCTGTTGGCCCAAGTTCAGGGTGTTTACCGGATGCAGGGTATCGACCTGCTGGATAAGCACGTTGAAATCATGATTCGTCAGATGATGCGGAAGGTCCGGGTCATGGATCCAGGTGATACTGACCTTCTTCCTGGTCAACTGATGGATATTGGTCAATTCCGTGAGGCTAACAAGCCAACGCTTTATGCTGGTGGTATTCCAGCGACGGCCCGGCCAGTTATCCTTGGGATTACCAAGGCCGCTCTGGAAACTAACAGTTTCTTGTCGGCAGCTTCATTCCAGGAAACCACTCGTGTATTGACCGATGCTGCTATCCGCGGTAAGAATGACCCACTTGTTGGTTTGAAGGAAAATGTTATCATTGGTAAGATTATTCCAGCTGGTACTGGGATGAGTACTTACCGGCACATTAAGCCGAAGGAAGTTAGTGTTGCTGCATACTCCATCAAGGATTTAGAAGCCAAGATGAAGGAAGAAGACAAGCAAAACTAG
- a CDS encoding DUF998 domain-containing protein, which yields MAKKYKVEIPAAALKETDFDPGDDLSLSVSHKQFVIRSAKVTDQIPQINIGFYTVPALLMMVIFFVYSRSLGVNQVALTGEDYSIANAGTLLGTISGIVIFVIAAIWTKVNQTGPTKELYWRNLPTIVIACGLILAFSFLAAFWLLGRLFMDASFDIYTSTVMIFMILAVVNYVMINLAMTLTTSIITNLLTIMIIGGMLFAMLTNSSRDWWKHNFSFLGTAENSANFQFNVTLIFSGALMLTLVDYLFVNLQKNFKGRRILILRWLLYALSACIASIGLFPNDPQFHILHDRISMWLVYIILILIVALRWILPRVTKQFLTLSYTLGVVMGVEYIVFKLTDYLSLTAFELLEFGLAFSWLLLLLQNIENLANFGHNLFIVTVKDDSKK from the coding sequence GTGGCAAAAAAATATAAAGTTGAGATACCGGCGGCGGCCTTAAAAGAGACCGACTTTGATCCGGGGGATGACCTTTCCTTAAGCGTTAGTCATAAGCAGTTTGTTATCCGGTCAGCAAAGGTGACTGACCAGATACCGCAAATCAACATTGGCTTCTATACGGTACCAGCCCTGTTAATGATGGTTATTTTCTTTGTGTATAGCCGGAGTTTGGGCGTTAACCAGGTGGCCCTAACTGGAGAAGATTATTCGATTGCGAACGCGGGGACCTTGCTGGGAACAATCAGTGGGATTGTGATCTTTGTCATTGCGGCAATTTGGACGAAAGTTAACCAAACGGGGCCCACTAAAGAATTGTATTGGCGAAACCTACCGACGATTGTAATTGCTTGTGGACTGATTCTGGCTTTTTCCTTTTTGGCGGCCTTCTGGTTGCTCGGTCGCCTGTTTATGGATGCTAGCTTCGACATCTACACGTCAACTGTAATGATCTTCATGATCCTGGCGGTTGTTAACTATGTAATGATTAACTTAGCCATGACACTAACCACTAGTATTATCACCAACCTGCTGACCATCATGATTATTGGCGGAATGCTGTTTGCAATGCTGACCAACTCAAGCCGGGACTGGTGGAAGCACAACTTTAGCTTCTTGGGAACAGCAGAGAATTCTGCTAATTTTCAGTTCAACGTAACCTTGATTTTCTCTGGGGCGTTGATGTTGACCCTGGTGGACTACCTGTTTGTTAACCTTCAAAAGAACTTTAAGGGACGGCGGATTCTGATTTTGCGTTGGCTTCTCTATGCACTTTCCGCGTGCATCGCCTCGATTGGCCTCTTTCCGAATGACCCGCAGTTTCACATTCTCCATGACCGGATCTCGATGTGGCTGGTTTACATCATCCTAATCCTCATCGTTGCCCTCCGGTGGATTCTGCCGCGGGTTACCAAGCAGTTCTTAACCCTGTCCTATACGTTAGGTGTGGTAATGGGCGTGGAGTACATCGTTTTTAAACTGACTGATTACCTATCATTAACGGCGTTTGAGCTTTTGGAATTTGGCCTAGCCTTTTCTTGGCTGCTTTTGTTACTTCAGAACATTGAAAATCTGGCCAATTTTGGTCACAACCTTTTTATCGTAACGGTTAAGGACGATTCAAAGAAATAA
- a CDS encoding TetR/AcrR family transcriptional regulator, protein MKRAEQLEKTRQAILKTATKLFLQNGFGETSTRNIAKQIGITQPALYHHFSDKEVLYLDVMTKLSGKIRQEINKVMRKHKLTPEEQLFEIVRVLKKHHPLSIYDQYNQAMQLLSKSAQQKLNMIFTMDYLEPIGDYFKQPAVKLRPDLLPKEAAELFLASLSPIFGTYQQIGGHSITVEQRDKLILDCIINGLAKC, encoded by the coding sequence ATGAAAAGGGCAGAGCAATTAGAAAAGACCCGTCAAGCGATTTTAAAAACGGCAACGAAGTTATTCTTGCAAAATGGCTTTGGAGAAACATCAACAAGGAATATCGCTAAGCAGATTGGGATTACCCAACCGGCACTTTACCACCACTTTAGTGATAAGGAGGTTCTATACCTGGATGTCATGACAAAATTATCGGGGAAAATTCGTCAAGAGATTAACAAGGTCATGCGTAAACACAAGTTGACGCCGGAAGAACAACTCTTTGAAATTGTCCGGGTCCTGAAGAAGCACCACCCACTGAGTATCTATGATCAATACAACCAAGCAATGCAGCTCCTTTCTAAAAGTGCACAGCAGAAGTTGAATATGATTTTCACCATGGATTACCTGGAGCCAATTGGAGACTATTTTAAGCAACCAGCAGTAAAGCTTCGACCAGACCTTTTACCAAAGGAAGCCGCCGAGTTGTTCCTGGCTAGTCTTTCTCCAATTTTTGGTACATATCAGCAAATCGGTGGTCATTCCATTACGGTGGAGCAACGGGATAAGCTGATTTTAGACTGCATCATTAACGGTTTAGCTAAGTGTTAA